Proteins encoded in a region of the Bacteroidia bacterium genome:
- a CDS encoding DUF308 domain-containing protein: protein MATFLKTVRNTVKNWYIPAIIGVLFILLGGYLFSVPVATYLTLTIFFSLTFLFSGILEIVFSVQNKDELEGWGWYLTSGIFSLLIGIVLVSKPDVAATTLPFFIGFSLLFRSFQGLGFSFELKNYGVIKWGNLAILSILGIIFSFLLIANPIFTGISLVVMTALSFICVGISAIVLAFQLKKLKTLPGKLRKELKDKIEDLKEEYYNDIKRVDD from the coding sequence ATGGCAACATTTCTTAAAACAGTTCGAAACACCGTAAAAAACTGGTATATTCCAGCAATCATTGGTGTATTATTTATCCTACTTGGGGGCTATTTATTTAGCGTTCCTGTTGCGACTTATTTAACGCTGACCATTTTTTTTAGTCTGACTTTCCTATTTTCAGGAATTTTGGAAATAGTGTTTTCCGTTCAGAATAAAGATGAACTCGAGGGTTGGGGTTGGTATCTTACAAGTGGAATTTTTAGTTTACTTATCGGTATCGTTTTAGTATCAAAACCTGACGTTGCAGCAACTACATTGCCATTTTTCATAGGATTTAGTTTACTGTTCCGTTCTTTTCAAGGATTGGGATTTTCCTTTGAACTGAAAAATTACGGTGTGATAAAATGGGGTAATCTAGCAATCTTGAGTATTTTGGGGATTATATTTTCATTCTTACTTATCGCAAATCCGATTTTCACAGGAATATCATTAGTCGTGATGACGGCTTTATCGTTTATCTGTGTGGGTATTTCAGCTATTGTACTGGCTTTCCAATTGAAAAAGCTGAAAACACTTCCTGGAAAATTGAGAAAAGAATTGAAAGACAAGATTGAAGATTTGAAAGAAGAATATTACAACGATATTAAACGTGTTGATGATTAA
- a CDS encoding IS1182 family transposase produces MKYIIGKNRNQVEFYSLEELIEQDNEVRLIDLFVDSLPLGEFGFSESKQNEQGGRPSYHPSDLLKLFIYGYLNRIRSSRQLEKECVRNMEVKWLMRNLVPDHNTISNFRKDNPKAIKKVFRATVELAKNFELIGGKLLAGDGTKLRAQNSKKNNFNQKKIDRHLAYIEAKLEEYNAVLAQEDGDSEQKAKAQKKIEEHLFHKQKYHDLEKQLEESGEVQISTSDPDSRQLIIRNYITEVAYNVQSTVDAKHNIPINFEVTNENDSKAMGSMLEQAVEVLEHNDFTALFDKGYHTGSEFVKADELGVEVLVAVPDISSSSMAPDPSYNVSNFIYNSENNTYTCPQGETLSSNGNWYQKSRNHQGRKKQESVAMQQYKTTACKTCPVYERCTKTSRNRGRIIERTAYAHLLEENKQRIQERYEQYQKRQAIVEHPFGIIKRQWDYSYIMTKQGINRASADVGLIFTAFNLRRIFNILDPNLLKKFLRELGFYFSLSTSKFKPFSQHFIFHFREIYFEKRLFKVA; encoded by the coding sequence ATGAAATATATCATTGGTAAAAATAGAAATCAAGTGGAGTTTTACAGTTTGGAAGAACTCATTGAGCAAGATAACGAAGTTCGGTTGATTGATTTGTTTGTGGATAGTTTGCCTTTGGGTGAATTTGGGTTTTCGGAATCAAAACAAAACGAGCAAGGCGGAAGACCTTCTTATCATCCTTCGGATTTGTTGAAGTTGTTTATCTACGGTTATTTGAACCGCATTCGCTCTTCTCGACAATTAGAAAAAGAATGTGTGCGCAATATGGAAGTAAAATGGTTGATGCGGAATTTAGTACCTGACCACAACACGATCTCCAACTTTAGAAAAGATAATCCAAAGGCTATTAAGAAAGTGTTTCGGGCAACGGTAGAACTTGCCAAAAACTTTGAGTTGATTGGCGGTAAACTCTTGGCAGGTGATGGCACAAAATTGCGAGCACAGAATTCAAAAAAGAACAACTTTAATCAAAAGAAAATCGACCGTCATTTGGCTTACATTGAAGCAAAGCTGGAAGAATATAACGCTGTTCTTGCGCAAGAAGATGGTGATAGCGAACAAAAGGCAAAAGCACAAAAGAAAATCGAAGAACACCTCTTTCACAAGCAAAAATACCACGACTTAGAAAAACAGCTCGAAGAATCGGGTGAAGTCCAAATATCCACCTCAGACCCGGATAGCAGACAGCTCATTATTCGCAATTACATTACTGAAGTTGCATACAATGTGCAATCAACCGTTGATGCTAAACATAACATTCCCATCAATTTTGAAGTTACCAATGAAAACGATTCCAAAGCTATGGGAAGTATGTTGGAGCAGGCAGTAGAAGTACTCGAGCACAATGATTTTACAGCCCTGTTTGACAAGGGCTATCACACAGGTTCAGAATTTGTGAAAGCAGACGAATTGGGTGTAGAAGTCTTGGTGGCCGTTCCCGACATCTCATCTTCTTCCATGGCTCCCGATCCTTCCTACAATGTTTCCAACTTTATTTACAATAGCGAAAACAACACTTATACTTGTCCGCAAGGAGAAACGCTTTCTAGCAACGGAAATTGGTATCAAAAAAGCAGAAATCACCAAGGGCGAAAAAAGCAGGAGTCTGTGGCAATGCAACAATACAAAACTACCGCCTGCAAAACTTGTCCTGTTTACGAGCGTTGCACCAAAACCTCCAGAAATAGAGGAAGAATCATTGAACGCACGGCTTATGCACATTTACTCGAGGAAAACAAACAACGCATCCAAGAGCGATACGAACAATATCAAAAACGGCAAGCGATTGTAGAACACCCATTTGGAATCATCAAAAGACAATGGGATTATTCTTACATCATGACAAAACAAGGTATCAATAGAGCTTCGGCAGATGTTGGATTGATTTTTACCGCATTCAACCTCCGTAGAATCTTCAATATTTTAGACCCAAACCTGCTCAAAAAGTTCCTAAGAGAACTTGGCTTTTATTTTTCGCTCTCCACAAGCAAATTTAAGCCGTTTTCACAGCACTTTATTTTTCATTTTAGAGAAATCTATTTTGAAAAAAGACTTTTTAAAGTTGCTTAA